From the genome of Anopheles funestus chromosome 2RL, idAnoFuneDA-416_04, whole genome shotgun sequence:
CAGTCAGGAAAGGGGTGTGCCAGCAGTAGCGTAGATGTTGCCGAAACACAGCAAAATGCCAGCTATTAAGGATAGTCACATCGTGAAGATTGCGGTCGAGTATGTGGACAACACGCCACAGATGTACCCGCAGTTGATCGAATTTGACCAGCGGCAACCGCTCAGTGCGATTATTCAGAATCTGTGCAGCTCCTGGGGCATACCGGATGCGGAAAGCTACGCCCTTCAGTTCGATGGTATCAACTACGTGACGGAAAAGAACCGTAACGAGGTGAAAAATGGCACGGTGCTAAAGTTGCGCTTTTCACCTTCTAAAACGACCAACGACATTCTAGAGAAGTTGCGAAGCGGCACCGACGATGAGAAGGTGACCGAACTGAAAGAGCTGCAGGTGCTGAGTGCGGACAATACGTTTGCGTTGGAGTTTATCAAGGAGCAAGGGTTGCGCCTAATCATTGCGCTGATTGAGGACGCGGAGTGTGAGGAACGCATTCTAGACTTGGCACTCTGTTCATTCGTACAGCTAATGGAACACGGTACGATCTCGTGGGACATTCTGGAACCATCGTTCATTATGCGCAATGTGGCGTTCATAAATGGTCCGTCAAAGCCGGAAATCATTCAATCAGCTCTTTCAATCCTTGAAAATATTGTACAGAGCAGCAATAAGTATGCCCTAGTGGAGAAGGAAATTACGCTTGAAACACTGTTGAAGCTGTTGCGTGATGCATCCCGGACGCAGGTGCAACAGAATACAATTGCGCTGCTGAATGCGCTGTTCATCAAGGCGGACGATACAAAGCGACGCTTGTTGGCGGCAACGCTTGGTTCCAAGCAGTATCGGAGTGTTATCAATAGTGTGATAACGCCGTCGATGGGTGCTGAAATGGCGCACCAGCTGTATGTGCTGCAAACGCTTACTTTGGGATTGCTGGAGCAGCGCATGAAAACCGCCATGGACGTACAGGATCAGGACGCGcaggagaaaataaaagagcTCCGTCGTATAGCATTCGAGGCGGACGGTGTCGATCCAATGCCGGATGTGACTGCGCGGCGTCAGCATGGTTCGTCCTACTCGAGCCACTACAAAAAGCTGGGCTTTAAGTGTGACATCAATCCGGCGCaggattttttcgaaacaccACCCGGCACACTGGCACTGGATTGTATGATCTATTTCGCACGTAACTACACGCAAAGTTACACAAAAGTGGTGCACGAAAACAGTTGCCGGGCGGACGAACACGAGTGTCCGTTCGGGCGCACCAGCATCGAGCTGGTAAAGGTGCTGTGTGACATCTTCCGCATCGGCGAATCGCCGTCCGAGCAGGGGCAAGAGTTTTATCCCATGTTTTTCACGCACGATCACCCATTTGAGGAGTTTTTCTGCATCTGCATCGTGGTGCTGAACAAAACGTGGAAAGACATGCGTGCCACGACGGAAGATTTCGTGAAGGTGTTTTCGGTGGTACGGGAACAGATCGTGCGGAGCATCGTTGGTCGGCCGGCCAGTCTGGAAGACTTCAAGGCGAAGATTCACACCTTTACGTACAACACCATCACGACACTGCGACAGCAGGAGCGCACCTCGCGCGAAGAGTGCGAATCAACCGCATCGGCAATAGTGAgcttgaagaagaaaataacgcCCGAAATACGGGCACTAATCAAGGAGCAGCGCTTGGGGTATCTGATCGTAGGTACACGCTTCTGCAAGTACTCTGGCGGTAAGCGCGAACGGGACAAGTATTGGTACGTTCGACTGTCTCCCAACCACAAGGTCATTCACTACGGGGACTGTGACGAGAAGACAGTCCCAACGCTGGAGGAACTCTCGAACAAACTGCCCGTAATCGACATCCGTCAGATGCTGGTGGGGAAAGAGTGTCCCCACATGAAGGAAATGCGCTCGAAGAAAGCGTCCACCCCGCTAGGATTTTCGCTCGTGCCGGAAAGCAGCGAGCAACCGACGCTGGACTTTATCGCACCGGATGAGGCCACGTTCAACTACTGGACGGACGGTATCAATGCACTGCTTGGGCAGCCGATGACGAGCAAGCAGCAGGAAGAGGACTTTGAAACGTTACTTTCGATGGAAATCAAGCTCCGGTTGCTCGATACGGAGGGGGTAGACATTTCGAAGGATCCACCAGCGATCCCCCCGGAGCCGGAAaactacgacttttgcttcgACAGTTAAGCGGTTTTGCAAccacaaaaaatgaaagcgTAActataaaattaaaccaaagtTTTTgtgacacaaaacaaaactaaaattatCAGACTAGAAGTTTCGAACATTATCCACACGGTTTGCTTTCAATTTGGACAGGTATGTTTTCTCTTCCATATCTTATACATCGTATCGATTGCACGATAAGATTGTGTTCTAAGGAATCTGTGCTAATGGTTTTCTATCTGTGTAGAAATGCAGTGATGCAATTCAGGCAAAATAGTTATTCTAAGTGTGTTATCGGTATCATatagcaaaaacaaccaaatattccatgcaatatttttaccGTACTCAATTTCCCTTACTCtaacaacagcatcaacacGTGCGCGAacgtattattttattagttttacTGAAAGAGTTCTATTCGATGATCCGTTGATTTGCATTTACGCTGTGGAATACATCAAATATGGAGAGCAGAATGGCATGAGGAGATGAGTTGGTGGATAGCGTAAGACAAACTTTATAAGCAAATAGCCAAAATTATGTAGACTTATCCAACAATGGAAATGCTTGGACAAGAAAAGCAATGTGAGGCAATCTTCCCTTGGATACGGTAATAAAAGTATATACACTTTTTATATCaaagtaaaaagaaatctGCATGGAAATGGTTTTATGAAAGAATTAGTATTGCATGTCattgaaatatgtttgatttaaaaatgtgatattaGGATATCAGCTTTGCACTTGGAATTACTATACATTTTGTCGTTGGTTCTTTGCTTTAAAAATTTCGatttgcattattttcaaAGAAAAACGTGTAACGTGAACGTTTATTTTGCCTTCATTAAAAATTTCTGAttaagaaaaaatgtaaacataacGACACAGGATAAATAAGATGCACCAGAGCGCACTAACACACCTTTGTAAGTGAATTTTCTGAGTGTTGGAATACTGCTAACGCATGCATCAATCCTTAAAAcagtttcttttgcttcttcagcTCGACCTGCTTCCACTTGGGCAGTTCCTCGAACTCGTGGTACGTCATGCTGAACACGGTCACGAAATCATCGTGCGTCAGATGTATCTCCTTGCGCGTCGGATTGATACTGGCCGGTAAGTTGGCGGGATCGCCACGCAGCATATCAAGTGGATACTTTTGGTATCGATCGAAAGCATCACTGCTGCCATCGTCGCTTCGTACGGATGAGCGGGGCACCGGTATGGGAGCACCGGAAATACGTCCACCCGCACCGATGCCATTTGGATATTCGATCGCTGTGCGCAGATTTTCATACAGCGCGCACGTCTGAAAAGAgggtgaaaaaatattaatatgtcCGTGTGTGAGGAATTAAACGCACGATCGTGCGATCGACTGCTTTTCCCACAAACCTCGTAATATTTCTTGTCCCAGCTATCAAAGAAGCCAACGAACGTGATCGGTTCTTCGCCCTGGCGAACCGTTGCGATCGGCATGGCCGTATCGCGCTGCACCGGATGGGAAGCGATCAGCTGCTTGGCCAAATCCCAGCACTGGGCACGCTCTTCGGGCAACGTTTGCTCACCAACCCACGCGTACACGATGTTACCAGCATCGAGCAGAAAGACACTGTCGGGCCTTAAATCTTGCTGTGTAAATCCAAAGATCTGTCTCAGCGTAGGCTTTCCCTCCTCGAGCAGCTGGCAGCGATATAGCCCGATCACCGAATGGTCCCACGTTTGGGCCACATTCATTTGTACCGCCGGCATAATAATGTTACCCGCCGCTGTGGTTTTTATCAGCTGCTTTAGGAACTTCTCGCCGACCGAATTGAAGAACTCGTCCGTTTCGTTACCCTCCATGACGAGATTGTACTCGCCCAGCTGGGACGCGATCGATTTGGCCATTTCGCGCGAATCACCCGTCGAGTACTGGCCACACCAGATCCAAACCTCGTTGTCCGGTGCCTTGAGAATGTAGCAATCTTCCGGATAGTAGAGCGTTTTGCTGGACACCTGTACCGCTTTGCAGGTGTACGTCGTATTGCCGACCACCTTCAGCACGAAGCTTGTTGGGTATTTGCGCAGATTGACAACACCGCCACCTTGCTCGAGGCTTGGATCTTGTGCATTCAGCACGATAAGAGCACCCTTGAAGATCTGCAAAAAGTGTGGTGGTTCCATGCCCTCCGTTATGCGTACCTGTACAACGTTCTTTTTCAAATGATCGCACAGTTCGTTCAGGAATGCTTCCCCAAGGGTACGATGTTCGGGTGGCGCATTCAGCCCACACCACAGATACACCACGTTGCGGATGGAGTTCGGGAGCGAACCGTTCGCATTCTCCGTACTGCATGCAACCTCGTAGTGGACCGCATAACAATTCCCGGAGTAGAACGTTTTGGCGTACTTGAGCGGAATCTCTTTCACCTCATCGATTCCAATCTGGTACACCGTCATGTCACCGGAACCATCATCCATCAGCTGTATCTTGGCCGCCATCCGTGGGCGCTGTATCAAGGTAAGCGCATCAAACTTTTCCGACAGCCCTTTCACCGTGTTCCCGTTGATATCGGCGCTAACCCAAGCGGGAAACAGACTAACAAACTCGGCCGGTTCCAAACCATCGATCACGCGGGCTACGGGTGTGCTGGCCGGGTAACCCTTCTTGATCACATACCCTCGTACGTGACGCATCGCTTCGGCGCGGTTCTGTTTTTGCGAGCTGCGCCCGATCCAGATCCAGATAGCGCACGGGAAATAGTCCACTATGTAGATACTGTCCCGACCGTACAGATCAGCTTGCTCCAACGTGCCCGTTTTAACCAGCTCCACCCGGAACACTCCATTCACGGTGTCACATTGGTACAGTTTCAGCAGCGTATCACCACTAATGCTCGGTGTGAGTGGCATTGGCTTTACGAAACGTTTCGCCAGGTTTAGGTAACCGTTCCAAACATCCTTTCGGTCGATACTCATCGACTGTTCATAACCATCGTCAACGATGGCTACCTCCGCAAGGTTGTGCAGCTTTTTCAACCGTTCACCCATCCGAATGCCAAAGATGCGTTCTACCGACCCGGTTGATCGACCGATCCAAACGAACACGATGGTCGCCGTCTGGAGGATCATTACCTGTCCACTGTTGAAACACTGCCAGCTGATCGTTTTCTGCTGGATGCAACGCTGTGGAGCTGTACCGGAGATTTGATACAGCCGCGGTTCGGTCGGCGTTGAGGATGCATCCGTTCCGGAATGTAcactaaaaaacaaacgatcgcgTTAATAATAGACTTTTGATTgcgggtttgtttttctccactTACACGATACCATCGTCCTTGAAGTAGGACAGAAAGCGTATGCCTTCGTGTCCCTGAGACTCACGGAATTGCGTCGTTTTGTGATCAAGATGCAGATCTAGCTCAATAATTTTATATGCCGCCGATTTCGATCGTTCCGCGCTAATGTTCGCACCGAGCCAGAAGTGTATGTTGCGCTCTATTGCTGCACCGGCTGTTTTGATTTCGCGACTCTACGAAGAAGAAGAGTAAGAAGAGgccatgattttgttttatctggACGCAAGATAAACAACGTTTGACGGTTTTGCTTACGATTGTGTTCTTATCGCAACCGGTTCCGGTTAGTGAAGCTGCATAGATAACGTACGCACACTCGTCGTAAAACGTTCCGTACTGATCCTTCGGTAGTGTTTCCACATGATCGTGCTGGATGCGCCATATGTGGAAGCCGATCGAGCGCGGACTTATCTTCCGGAACGCGGTATCAATTTTGATGTCCTCGTACACCGGACGCTTCTGATCCTGCAAAACGAGATAAGGTAAAGCATTAGCAATCGGTTGACCGTAATGAGCGGAGAGAATAGATTGTAGGTCACACCATTTCCAGCTGACAATGCAAAAATTACTATAATAGCTACTATGTATAATAGGTAGGTTGTGCGTGGTGTTCAACGGGACCGAGTGACAGTAGTTTTTGGAGATGGCGTTAGGAAAATGTCACCCATTCTCAGGCCACCATGCGTGCAACGGTTATGTTACGGCTCGTTGGAGAGGAAAATCAGCATGCCTTTCGGCGGTATATCGGCAACGGTTTGGCGCAATACACCAAATAATGCTACCGCAATCGGCCGATCGTTCTCCTGAGGCGACACACTAGAATGGGTGGAACCGCAACGAAAGCAACCAAATCCATCAATTTAAACCACATGCTGaaaagttttggtaaagaGCTTGTACTGTAAGCTCTCACAAA
Proteins encoded in this window:
- the LOC125763919 gene encoding engulfment and cell motility protein 1 — encoded protein: MLPKHSKMPAIKDSHIVKIAVEYVDNTPQMYPQLIEFDQRQPLSAIIQNLCSSWGIPDAESYALQFDGINYVTEKNRNEVKNGTVLKLRFSPSKTTNDILEKLRSGTDDEKVTELKELQVLSADNTFALEFIKEQGLRLIIALIEDAECEERILDLALCSFVQLMEHGTISWDILEPSFIMRNVAFINGPSKPEIIQSALSILENIVQSSNKYALVEKEITLETLLKLLRDASRTQVQQNTIALLNALFIKADDTKRRLLAATLGSKQYRSVINSVITPSMGAEMAHQLYVLQTLTLGLLEQRMKTAMDVQDQDAQEKIKELRRIAFEADGVDPMPDVTARRQHGSSYSSHYKKLGFKCDINPAQDFFETPPGTLALDCMIYFARNYTQSYTKVVHENSCRADEHECPFGRTSIELVKVLCDIFRIGESPSEQGQEFYPMFFTHDHPFEEFFCICIVVLNKTWKDMRATTEDFVKVFSVVREQIVRSIVGRPASLEDFKAKIHTFTYNTITTLRQQERTSREECESTASAIVSLKKKITPEIRALIKEQRLGYLIVGTRFCKYSGGKRERDKYWYVRLSPNHKVIHYGDCDEKTVPTLEELSNKLPVIDIRQMLVGKECPHMKEMRSKKASTPLGFSLVPESSEQPTLDFIAPDEATFNYWTDGINALLGQPMTSKQQEEDFETLLSMEIKLRLLDTEGVDISKDPPAIPPEPENYDFCFDS
- the LOC125763912 gene encoding villin-like protein quail isoform X3 gives rise to the protein MDQKRPVYEDIKIDTAFRKISPRSIGFHIWRIQHDHVETLPKDQYGTFYDECAYVIYAASLTGTGCDKNTISREIKTAGAAIERNIHFWLGANISAERSKSAAYKIIELDLHLDHKTTQFRESQGHEGIRFLSYFKDDGIVVHSGTDASSTPTEPRLYQISGTAPQRCIQQKTISWQCFNSGQVMILQTATIVFVWIGRSTGSVERIFGIRMGERLKKLHNLAEVAIVDDGYEQSMSIDRKDVWNGYLNLAKRFVKPMPLTPSISGDTLLKLYQCDTVNGVFRVELVKTGTLEQADLYGRDSIYIVDYFPCAIWIWIGRSSQKQNRAEAMRHVRGYVIKKGYPASTPVARVIDGLEPAEFVSLFPAWVSADINGNTVKGLSEKFDALTLIQRPRMAAKIQLMDDGSGDMTVYQIGIDEVKEIPLKYAKTFYSGNCYAVHYEVACSTENANGSLPNSIRNVVYLWCGLNAPPEHRTLGEAFLNELCDHLKKNVVQVRITEGMEPPHFLQIFKGALIVLNAQDPSLEQGGGVVNLRKYPTSFVLKVVGNTTYTCKAVQVSSKTLYYPEDCYILKAPDNEVWIWCGQYSTGDSREMAKSIASQLGEYNLVMEGNETDEFFNSVGEKFLKQLIKTTAAGNIIMPAVQMNVAQTWDHSVIGLYRCQLLEEGKPTLRQIFGFTQQDLRPDSVFLLDAGNIVYAWVGEQTLPEERAQCWDLAKQLIASHPVQRDTAMPIATVRQGEEPITFVGFFDSWDKKYYETCALYENLRTAIEYPNGIGAGGRISGAPIPVPRSSVRSDDGSSDAFDRYQKYPLDMLRGDPANLPASINPTRKEIHLTHDDFVTVFSMTYHEFEELPKWKQVELKKQKKLF
- the LOC125763912 gene encoding villin-like protein quail isoform X1, which translates into the protein MYHESKMINSTTFQDQKRPVYEDIKIDTAFRKISPRSIGFHIWRIQHDHVETLPKDQYGTFYDECAYVIYAASLTGTGCDKNTISREIKTAGAAIERNIHFWLGANISAERSKSAAYKIIELDLHLDHKTTQFRESQGHEGIRFLSYFKDDGIVVHSGTDASSTPTEPRLYQISGTAPQRCIQQKTISWQCFNSGQVMILQTATIVFVWIGRSTGSVERIFGIRMGERLKKLHNLAEVAIVDDGYEQSMSIDRKDVWNGYLNLAKRFVKPMPLTPSISGDTLLKLYQCDTVNGVFRVELVKTGTLEQADLYGRDSIYIVDYFPCAIWIWIGRSSQKQNRAEAMRHVRGYVIKKGYPASTPVARVIDGLEPAEFVSLFPAWVSADINGNTVKGLSEKFDALTLIQRPRMAAKIQLMDDGSGDMTVYQIGIDEVKEIPLKYAKTFYSGNCYAVHYEVACSTENANGSLPNSIRNVVYLWCGLNAPPEHRTLGEAFLNELCDHLKKNVVQVRITEGMEPPHFLQIFKGALIVLNAQDPSLEQGGGVVNLRKYPTSFVLKVVGNTTYTCKAVQVSSKTLYYPEDCYILKAPDNEVWIWCGQYSTGDSREMAKSIASQLGEYNLVMEGNETDEFFNSVGEKFLKQLIKTTAAGNIIMPAVQMNVAQTWDHSVIGLYRCQLLEEGKPTLRQIFGFTQQDLRPDSVFLLDAGNIVYAWVGEQTLPEERAQCWDLAKQLIASHPVQRDTAMPIATVRQGEEPITFVGFFDSWDKKYYETCALYENLRTAIEYPNGIGAGGRISGAPIPVPRSSVRSDDGSSDAFDRYQKYPLDMLRGDPANLPASINPTRKEIHLTHDDFVTVFSMTYHEFEELPKWKQVELKKQKKLF
- the LOC125763912 gene encoding villin-like protein quail isoform X2, which produces MQILDINQKDFDQKRPVYEDIKIDTAFRKISPRSIGFHIWRIQHDHVETLPKDQYGTFYDECAYVIYAASLTGTGCDKNTISREIKTAGAAIERNIHFWLGANISAERSKSAAYKIIELDLHLDHKTTQFRESQGHEGIRFLSYFKDDGIVVHSGTDASSTPTEPRLYQISGTAPQRCIQQKTISWQCFNSGQVMILQTATIVFVWIGRSTGSVERIFGIRMGERLKKLHNLAEVAIVDDGYEQSMSIDRKDVWNGYLNLAKRFVKPMPLTPSISGDTLLKLYQCDTVNGVFRVELVKTGTLEQADLYGRDSIYIVDYFPCAIWIWIGRSSQKQNRAEAMRHVRGYVIKKGYPASTPVARVIDGLEPAEFVSLFPAWVSADINGNTVKGLSEKFDALTLIQRPRMAAKIQLMDDGSGDMTVYQIGIDEVKEIPLKYAKTFYSGNCYAVHYEVACSTENANGSLPNSIRNVVYLWCGLNAPPEHRTLGEAFLNELCDHLKKNVVQVRITEGMEPPHFLQIFKGALIVLNAQDPSLEQGGGVVNLRKYPTSFVLKVVGNTTYTCKAVQVSSKTLYYPEDCYILKAPDNEVWIWCGQYSTGDSREMAKSIASQLGEYNLVMEGNETDEFFNSVGEKFLKQLIKTTAAGNIIMPAVQMNVAQTWDHSVIGLYRCQLLEEGKPTLRQIFGFTQQDLRPDSVFLLDAGNIVYAWVGEQTLPEERAQCWDLAKQLIASHPVQRDTAMPIATVRQGEEPITFVGFFDSWDKKYYETCALYENLRTAIEYPNGIGAGGRISGAPIPVPRSSVRSDDGSSDAFDRYQKYPLDMLRGDPANLPASINPTRKEIHLTHDDFVTVFSMTYHEFEELPKWKQVELKKQKKLF